The following is a genomic window from Haloterrigena salifodinae.
TCGGCGTGCGTGACGGTCAGCGAGTGGCCACCGACGCCGACGCGATAGGTCGTGGCGCTGCTCGGATTGATGAACCGCAGTCGAACGCGTTCACTCTCTTCGACCTCGAACACCGGCGGTTCCGACGGGAGGCGTCCGTTAGCGAGCAGTCCCTCGTACGGCGGTCGCTGACTCATCATCTGACTACCTGGTCCCATGCCGTCGCCGGGTCCGCCAGGTCCGCCATCAGGTCCCATTCCATTGCCGTCTCCGTTAGGTCCGCCACTGGGACCCATGCCGTCGCCGCTGGGACCGCGACCGTTGCCCGGGCCACCACCTCCACCGCTGGGGCCCATCCTGTCGCCATCTCCCTCCGGTCCGCCGCCAGGCCCCATTCCGTCACCGCCACCCGGTGGGACTTCGATCGAGTCCAGCGCCGGCTCCGCCGGGAGGTAATCGTCGAACTGTAGCGTATACTCGCGGTCGTACTCGACGTGCGGTGACTCCTCCTCGACGATCAACGGCCCGTAGAGACCCCTGTCGAGTTGCAGCCCGACGTGGCTGTGGTAGACGTACGTGCCTGCCGGTAACGCCTCGAACTCGTACTCGAACGTCTCGTCGGACGAGACTGAGTCCTGCGTGACGTCTGGAACGCCGTCCATCGGGTTCGGAACGGGAACGCCGTGCCAGTGAATCGTCGTCCCCTCGGGTAATTGGTTCTCGAGCGACACGCGCAGCGTCTCCCCCTCGTCGACCCGGAGTTCCGGGCCGGGGAACTGCTCGTCGTACACCCACGTCTCGAGGCTCTCGTCCGCTCCGACGTCGGCCTCTCCGCTCGAGGCGACCAGCGTTTCTTCGAGTCCGCCGCCGTCGTCTCCAGCCTCGTCGTCCTCGTTCTCCTGTGCGGTCCGCTCGAGTGCGGCCGCTCCGATTCCGATCCCGTTCGGTAGTCCCACGAGTCCGAACAGCGTCGCGCCGCCGCCGCGCAGCGCCTGCCGTCGCGGGACAGGTCGCTCGTTATCGTACATCACAGAACCGTCCACGACTGCGATGAAAAATGAGGGGCATGCCAGCGCATATCGGTCTCGGTCTGCGTCTGCGAAACGTGACCTCGGGACCGTCCGGGAGGCGCTCCCGCGCGGGCCGCTTGCGTTCTCACCCGAGCGTCGCGATCAGCAGGAAGGTCTCCGGTCGGACGGCCTCATGTTCAATAACGAATCCGGCGTTACGGAGGGCATTCGTCGTCTCCTCGGCGCTGTATCGCTCGTCGACCGGCGGACCATCCTCGCCGGAGCCAGTCGACGCCCAGTCGACGACGACGAGTCGGCCGTCGGGCGCGAGGACTCGTTGAATCTCCGCGAGTGCGTCGTCGCTCGCGAACTCGTGGTAGGTCATCGTCGAGAACGCGGCGTCGAGTGCGCCGTCGTCGAACGGGAGGTCGCTCACGTCGCTGGTCGCGAGGGCGACATTCTCCGGGACGCCTTTCTCTCGGTAGTACTCGCGCATCGCCTCCTGAACGTCGACCGCGTGGACCTCCCCGGCGTGGGGTGCGACGTCGTCGGTGAAGAAGCCGGTGCCGCTTCCGAGGTCGGCGACGGTGTCGTCCGGCGACAGCGAGAGCGCCCACAGCAGTTCCTCGGCCGACACGAAGCGGTATCGCCGTCCGGCCCGTTCCAGCTCGTCCGCTCGCTCTGCGTCGAACGTGTGGTAGCCCACGGTTACAGTTCCTCGAATGCGTTATCGACGAGCTCGCCGGTCTCGGCGACGATATCCGCCATCTCCTCGTCGTCCGGTGCCACGCCGACGAGCCGTGCGATCCGCATGATCGAGACGTGGTAGACGCGCTGTCGTCCCGGCTCTTCCTCCCAGATGACGACGTTACACGGGAACAGCGCGCCGAGTTTTCCGTCGGTGGCCTCGAGCGCTCGGTCGGCCACCGCCGGGTTACACGCGCCGAGGACGTAGTAGGGATCGCGGTCTGCGTCCACCTTTTCGTTGAGCAGTTCCG
Proteins encoded in this region:
- a CDS encoding multicopper oxidase family protein gives rise to the protein MYDNERPVPRRQALRGGGATLFGLVGLPNGIGIGAAALERTAQENEDDEAGDDGGGLEETLVASSGEADVGADESLETWVYDEQFPGPELRVDEGETLRVSLENQLPEGTTIHWHGVPVPNPMDGVPDVTQDSVSSDETFEYEFEALPAGTYVYHSHVGLQLDRGLYGPLIVEEESPHVEYDREYTLQFDDYLPAEPALDSIEVPPGGGDGMGPGGGPEGDGDRMGPSGGGGGPGNGRGPSGDGMGPSGGPNGDGNGMGPDGGPGGPGDGMGPGSQMMSQRPPYEGLLANGRLPSEPPVFEVEESERVRLRFINPSSATTYRVGVGGHSLTVTHADGRPVEPVDVDSFVMSMGERYDAVLEADSPGEWAVVAEPVAGTEDPAEAILRYEDAPESRSAEGPGFDGRELEYDDLQALEPLELDGEPDRTFDFTLSGGMMGGADADAWTIDGETFPDADPLEISEGDHVRVRMVNRSPAIHPMHLHGHFFQVGDAVKDTVLVAPHGDQVMFDFCADNPGDWLFHCHNVYHLERGMARVFEYE
- a CDS encoding class I SAM-dependent methyltransferase, whose amino-acid sequence is MGYHTFDAERADELERAGRRYRFVSAEELLWALSLSPDDTVADLGSGTGFFTDDVAPHAGEVHAVDVQEAMREYYREKGVPENVALATSDVSDLPFDDGALDAAFSTMTYHEFASDDALAEIQRVLAPDGRLVVVDWASTGSGEDGPPVDERYSAEETTNALRNAGFVIEHEAVRPETFLLIATLG
- a CDS encoding DUF302 domain-containing protein, whose protein sequence is MALPIDPAQIDPDDIGAKQMILEMDHEEAIEHVREVFTDVGFGVPVEFSPSELLNEKVDADRDPYYVLGACNPAVADRALEATDGKLGALFPCNVVIWEEEPGRQRVYHVSIMRIARLVGVAPDDEEMADIVAETGELVDNAFEEL